The Opitutaceae bacterium sequence CAGATCGTAGTCCGAAAAGTCCGGCGGCAATTCCGATTCGTAAACAACGGCCATGGGCCGCGTCAGGATGAAAGCGCGTTCGCTGCGGATGGATTGAGTGCCGTCGCCGACCACAAAGAACCCGCTGGTTGCTCCGGTGGGGATAGTCACTTCAATCGCGGTCTCGGTGATGGACGCAACGGTCAACGCGGTGCCGTGCAGAGTAACCGTGTAATCACCCTGCGGGTCGAAGCTGTCGCCCCCTATTGTGACCAGGGTACCGACCGGCCCGTGTTGCGGCTCAAGTGCGACCGGCCCGAATCCGACGGCACTACCAGCGGTCGCGAGAGCCAGAATCGCCAGGAATCCGGATCTTTTGCGTGTTGCGACCATGTCCAATCCGGAAAGCGAACCCGCGGCGATAAAGCGACCCCCCTCTTCCCTTCACCGGACGATGATCGTAAACAGCGGGAGGGCAATCCCAAATTCTCAGCCCTGCGTTTCAGACGGAGGAGGTCCTGACGGACGGGATGCGGCCGGCAGGGACCAGAGCATGATCGCCGTGGCGATGTCGACTTTGTTGGCGGCCTGGCCGTAAAGAGAGAGGGCGGAAAAGCTGCGGCGGAGGTGGAGCTCGGAAAGGACCGGATCGTCTTTCACGATGTCCTTGAACCTCCAGAGAGGTACTGAACGGCCACTCGCGGGCCGCGCTTCCAGATCCCACAGGTGCATTGGCCGGATTCAGGTCTCGATTGTCGGAAGCGTCTCCAGCCACTTGAGGTTGAAGCGATAATGCAGGCAGCTGTTCACCAGGTGAATGACGCCGTCCGGGGTCTGCAGGGTGCAGGTGTAACCTCCCGGTTCAGCGTGGGTGGCATCCATCCGGAAAAAGTGATGGTGCCCACCACCGAACATCCGGCGCCCCGGGCCCCCGGGAGTGATCAGCCTCCGGACCGGCCAGGTTTCGCCTTCGTCGTAGGAGACCGCGGCATAGAGCCCGAAACCCGTGTATTCACGGCCGGAGGCGGCCCGAAAGTTCCAGCCCTTCAGACTGACCGAAACCGGCGTGTCCTCGCCCGCCTCGGAAGGGACCGGGGCAATGCGGCTGTGCCCGGTTTGCGTCTGCTCACTGGTGTAGGATACAAAAAGAAGCGGGCCTTCGCGGAGCCGGAGGAGGGACGGCCGTTGGCCGAACCGGATCTTTGGAAACGGACTGCGCGAGTAAGTCCAGCCGGCACCTCCGTCCCGCGACCGGCTGAAAATCAGGTTTCCGTCAATCTCAGCCCGCCGTCCGACCCCGAGAAATGAGCCGTCCCGAAGCCCGACGGCCACCCCGTGCGGGCCCGCAATGGCACCGGCTGTCATTCCCTCCCGGCCAAGATTTTCCAGGTGGTGATTGATTCGCGTCACTTCCGACCAGGACTCGCCCTCGTCGGAACTGCGGTAAAGCGCCGTTGCCCCGCAGTTGCCGGTCAGCGCCGGGTCCGTTTCCCAGTAATCGGCCGGCTGGTAGATGGCACCGTCCGGACCACGGAACATGATCATGTGGGCGGGCTGTCCCGGCCTCACCGTCGGAAGGACCATCCTCGGCTGCGACCAGCTGCGCCCGTTGTCCTCGCTGAAACTCGCCATGACCGGCGCCGTCGACCAGTCGCCCTGTGGCGCCAGGTTGTTCAACCAGATCAGCCGGCCCCGGCCATTATGCCAGAGTGAGGAGCTGCAGAGCTCGCGGTCCGCCGCCACGAAAAACCGCGAAGGTGGATCGTAACGGTCGGCCCCGGCCCGCAGGCGCGCCGCGAGGATCGCAGTAGTGCGGCAACCGTCCCGCGCGGCACTCCACCAAAGGGTGAGGATGTCACCGTTCGGGCACCAGGCGGCCGTCGGGCAGTGATTGGTGGCGTAGAAAGACAGCCCCGGGCGTTCGCTGAGCGGAGGCGGCGTGGCAAACGACAGAATCTCACCGAACCACGGCTGGTCCGGAGGCGGGCCGCCCGACCAGTCGTGAACAGCCTGGACCACGTCACGCTGCCAGAGCGGCTCAACCATCGTCGTCGGTCGGGTCGCGGGCAGGTCGGCACAGACCACCCGGAACCCGATCCGCTCGTGCCGGAAGGCCGCGACCGTGCTGGTCCGGTTCCCGCAACGCAGGATGGCGGGCGGGTCTTCATCGGATCCCCCTCGGACCACCCGGGTCAGGCTGGTCGACGGCCCGACCGGATCCACCAGATCGCCTCCCGGGTAATCTCCATACCCGTCGAGGCACCATTCCTCGACATTGCCGTGCATGTCGTGGAGCCCCCAGGCATTGGGTGGGCATCGCCCGACCCGGCGGGACCGCCGGTCAAGGGCGTCTTCCGCCAGGTCCTGTCCGCCATGGAAGTGGGTGTTCGACCCGGCCCGGCAGGCGTATTCCCATTCCGCCTCCGTCGGGAGGCGATAAGTCCTCCCCTCCCGCGCACTCAGCCATGCGCAGAATGCCGTCGCTTCATCCCAGCTGACCCCACCGACCGCCGCGTCGTCCTCCGGGTTCCACTCCGTCCGGGGATGATCGGGATCATACTGCGCGTACTGCTGGT is a genomic window containing:
- a CDS encoding SUMF1/EgtB/PvdO family nonheme iron enzyme, whose product is MKNSLGMELVPVAAGSFMRGAVFDGTWQQYHDQVLGAAGGTLPMAALTGGETDEAPVHRVTITRPFLMSATEVTNQQYAQYDPDHPRTEWNPEDDAAVGGVSWDEATAFCAWLSAREGRTYRLPTEAEWEYACRAGSNTHFHGGQDLAEDALDRRSRRVGRCPPNAWGLHDMHGNVEEWCLDGYGDYPGGDLVDPVGPSTSLTRVVRGGSDEDPPAILRCGNRTSTVAAFRHERIGFRVVCADLPATRPTTMVEPLWQRDVVQAVHDWSGGPPPDQPWFGEILSFATPPPLSERPGLSFYATNHCPTAAWCPNGDILTLWWSAARDGCRTTAILAARLRAGADRYDPPSRFFVAADRELCSSSLWHNGRGRLIWLNNLAPQGDWSTAPVMASFSEDNGRSWSQPRMVLPTVRPGQPAHMIMFRGPDGAIYQPADYWETDPALTGNCGATALYRSSDEGESWSEVTRINHHLENLGREGMTAGAIAGPHGVAVGLRDGSFLGVGRRAEIDGNLIFSRSRDGGAGWTYSRSPFPKIRFGQRPSLLRLREGPLLFVSYTSEQTQTGHSRIAPVPSEAGEDTPVSVSLKGWNFRAASGREYTGFGLYAAVSYDEGETWPVRRLITPGGPGRRMFGGGHHHFFRMDATHAEPGGYTCTLQTPDGVIHLVNSCLHYRFNLKWLETLPTIET
- a CDS encoding IPT/TIG domain-containing protein gives rise to the protein MVATRKRSGFLAILALATAGSAVGFGPVALEPQHGPVGTLVTIGGDSFDPQGDYTVTLHGTALTVASITETAIEVTIPTGATSGFFVVGDGTQSIRSERAFILTRPMAVVYESELPPDFSDYDL